From the Chiloscyllium plagiosum isolate BGI_BamShark_2017 chromosome 16, ASM401019v2, whole genome shotgun sequence genome, one window contains:
- the mdka gene encoding midkine a, producing MQLRVLFSLVLVLLIVLMTGCSEAGRNKKEKGKKSGSACKEWQWGACEPASGDCGAGLREGTCKEKEETKTVKCKVPCNWKKQFGGDCKYKFGNWGECDTETGLKTRNGTLKKALFNAECEQSVKVTKSCDKSKSKSKGKKGKKGM from the exons ATGCAGCTGCGTGTCCTTTTCTCGCTGGTACTTGTGCTGTTAATCGTCCTGATGACAGGGTGTTCTGAAGCTGGCAGAAATAAAAAAG AGAAAGGGAAGAAGTCAGGCTCAGCCTGCAAAGAGTGGCAGTGGGGAGCATGTGagccagcctctggtgactgtggcGCTGGACTCCGTGAGGGAACCTGCAAGGAAAAGGAGGAGACCAAGACTGTGAAGTGCAAGGTGCCATGTAACTGGAAGAAGCAATTTGGAG GTGACTGCAAGTACAAGTTTGGAAACTGGGGCGAATGCGACACCGAGACTGGTCTAAAAACCCGCAATGGAACCCTAAAGAAGGCACTGTTCAATGCGGAGTGTGAGCAGTCAGTGAAGGTCACAAAGTCCTGTGATAAATCCAAGTCAAAATCAAAAG gtaagaagggaaagaaggGCATGTGA